The window ATTGTGCGGAGAACAATTTTGCTCTGCAAGCGATATTTGGAGGAAGTTCAAGTACAATCTTACCACTTGAACACTAACAATATCAATTACATATTACTTAAGCGAATCCGCCACGGCCGCTTATCCTGATACCTTAGCCTAATTCTTAACCAGATCGTCCATGAGAGACCTAGTCATTACGCTGGTTGTTTTCGGCTCGCTACCGTTTATCCTGAAGCGCCCGTATATCGGCGTGCTGATGTGGGTATGGATCAGCGTGATGAACCCGCACCGGCTCAGCTGGGGCTTTGCCTATTCCTTTCCGTTCGCCGCGATCATCGCCGGCGTGACCCTGATCGGCCTGCTGGTCACGCGCGATCCCAAGAAGCTGCCCATGACGCCGATCGTGTGCACCCTGATGGCGTTCAGTGCCTGGATGGGCATCACGACGATTTTCTCGATGTGGCCGGACGAATCGGTGGTGATGCTCAACCGCGTCTCGAAGATCATGCTGATGACCTTTGCCACCATCATGCTCATCAAGACCCAGAAACAGGTACAGCTGCTGATCTGGGTCCTGGTCGGCTCGCTCGGCTATTACGGGGTGAAGGGCGGCATCTTTACCGTGATGACGGGCGGCGGCAGCATCGTGTGGGGGCCGCAGGGCAGCTATATCGAGGGCAATAACGAAGTCGCGCTGGCCTTCATCACCATCATTCCGATCATGTTCTACCTGTATATGTCGGCGGAAAAGAAGTGGATCCGCTGGGGCATGGCGGCGTCGATCATGCTGTGTTCGTTTGCCGCGCTCGGTTCCTATTCGCGCGGGGCGCTGGTGGGTATTGCCGCGATGCTGTTTTTCCTGTG of the Massilia violaceinigra genome contains:
- a CDS encoding putative O-glycosylation ligase, exosortase A system-associated, translating into MRDLVITLVVFGSLPFILKRPYIGVLMWVWISVMNPHRLSWGFAYSFPFAAIIAGVTLIGLLVTRDPKKLPMTPIVCTLMAFSAWMGITTIFSMWPDESVVMLNRVSKIMLMTFATIMLIKTQKQVQLLIWVLVGSLGYYGVKGGIFTVMTGGGSIVWGPQGSYIEGNNEVALAFITIIPIMFYLYMSAEKKWIRWGMAASIMLCSFAALGSYSRGALVGIAAMLFFLWLKSPKKVLLGGLMVLMVPFAIAFMPDKWSTRMETINTYKEDSSAMGRINAWYMAYNMAKDRPLGGGFEIYNRTAFELYAPVPEDVHAAHSIYFQALGEHGFIGLGIYLLLAFLTWRKASWIVRVSAKREDFKWAGNLARMIQVSLLGFGVGGAFLSLLYYDVPYYLMAAVVSTGYIIEKTLAAEAAAARVAARDAARAAQTEAHAQAHSAAAP